A DNA window from Gorilla gorilla gorilla isolate KB3781 chromosome 19, NHGRI_mGorGor1-v2.1_pri, whole genome shotgun sequence contains the following coding sequences:
- the CCDC127 gene encoding coiled-coil domain-containing protein 127 — MNNLNDPPNWNIRPNSRADGGDGSRWNYALLVPMLGLAAFRWIWSRESQKEVEKEREAYRRRTAAFQQDLEAKYHAMISENRRAVAQLSLELEKEQNRTASYREALISQGRKLVEEKKLLEQERAQVMQEKRQVQPLRSTYLSCLQREENWQRRARLLLKEFEAVLTERQNIYCSLFLPRSKRLEIEKSLLVRASVDPVAADLEMAAGLTDIFQHDTYCGDVWNTNKRQNGRLMWLYLKYWELVVELKKFKRVEEAILEK, encoded by the exons ATGAATAACCTAAATGATCCCCCAAATTGGAATATCCGGCCTAATTCCAGGGCGGATGGTGGTGATGGAAGCAGGTGGAATTATGCCCTGTTGGTTCCAATGCTGGGATTGGCTGCTTTTC GTTGGATTTGGTCTAGGGAGTCccagaaagaagtagaaaaagagagagaagcctACCGTCGGAGAACTGCTGCTTTTCAACAGGATCTGGAAGCCAAGTACCACGCCATGATCTCAGAAAATCGGCGTGCTGTCGCTCAGTTGTCCTTGGAACTCGAAAAGGAACAAAACAGAACTGCTAGTTACAGAGAAGCCCTTATCTCTCAGGGACGCAAGTTGGTAGAAGAAAAGAAGCTTCTGGAACAGGAACGGGCCCAGGTGATGCAAGAAAAAAGACAGGTGCAGCCTTTGAGAAGTACGTATTTGAGCTGCCTGCAAAGGGAGGAAAACTGGCAAAGGAGAGCCAGGCTTTTGCTGAAAGAATTTGAAGCTGTTCTCACAGAAAGACAGAATATCTACTGCAGTCTGTTTCTTCCTCGCAGCAAGCGGCTGGAGATAGAGAAGAGCTTACTGGTGCGAGCGTCTGTCGACCCCGTCGCCGCTGACCTAGAGATGGCAGCCGGTCTCACCGACATATTTCAGCACGATACATACTGTGGTGATGTCTGGAACACCAACAAACGTCAGAATGGCAGACTCATGTGGCTCTATCTCAAATACTGGGAACTTGTTGTCGAACTGAAGAAGTTTAAGAGAGTAGAGGAAGCCATACTAGAAAAGTAA
- the LRRC14B gene encoding leucine-rich repeat-containing protein 14B — MDTMRSLRFISAEALVSHPQVARQSLDSVAHNLYPLLFKASYLLEQAEVTRAVLGRWPLEEFRLGALLGPSADHPQDLRDRTCRACLEALVRGLADHVLQDRSRRRLRVADLTGIRDVQVQRCPCGRALGRWGRTQLLARTCCELQAEPLAAGRPVEVLADLFVTEGNFEAVVQALRPAGPAPLRVHCPSFRADSLSPSQLLHVLRLAGPGALRKLEVVHNVRLHAGHVQQLLAQVGFPRLASLTLPTKAFDAPPTYASTPDGEHPLLASIARELSKMAQLTELSVAFSTLTGKIPTLLGPLQTPLRVLDLANCALNHTDMAFLADCAHAAHLEVLDLSGHNLVSLYPSTFFRLLSQASRTLRILTLEECGIVDSHVGMLILGLSPCHRLRQLKFLGNPLSARALRRLFTALCELPELRCIEFPVPKDCYPEGAAYPQDELAMSKFDQQKYDEIAEELRAVLLRADREDIQVSTPLFGSFDPDIQETSNELGAFLLQAFKTALENFSRALKQIE, encoded by the exons ATGGACACAATGAGGTCACTCCGCTTCATTTCTGCAGAAGCTCTGGTGTCCCACCCCCAGGTGGCCCGGCAGAGCCTGGACAGCGTGGCCCACAACCTCTACCCACTCCTGTTCAAAGCCAGCTACCTGCTGGAGCAGGCGGAGGTGACGCGCGCGGTGCTGGGGCGCTGGCCCCTGGAGGAGTTCCGGCTGGGAGCGCTGCTGGGTCCTAGTGCCGACCACCCCCAGGACCTGCGCGACAGAACCTGCAGGGCCTGCCTGGAGGCGCTGGTGCGCGGCCTCGCGGACCACGTGCTGCAGGACCGGAGCCGCCGGCGGCTGCGGGTGGCTGACCTCACGGGCATCCGAGATGTGCAGGTGCAGCGGTGCCCATGCGGGAGGGCGCTGGGCAGGTGGGGCCGCACCCAGCTGCTGGCCAGGACCTGCTGTGAGCTGCAGGCAGAGCCCCTCGCAGCCGGGCGCCCCGTCGAGGTCCTCGCCGACCTCTTCGTCACTGAGGGCAACTTCGAGGCGGTGGTGCAGGCTCTGAGGCCAGCGGGCCCGGCCCCTCTGCGGGTGCACTGCCCCTCGTTCCGGGCGGACAGCCTGAGCCCCAGCCAGCTCCTGCACGTGCTGCGTCTGGCTGGCCCGGGTGCCCTGCGCAAGCTGGAGGTGGTGCACAACGTGCGGCTGCATGCGGGCCACGTGCAGCAGCTTCTGGCTCAGGTGGGCTTCCCCCGGCTGGCCTCGCTCACCCTGCCCACCAAAGCCTTTGATGCACCCCCCACCTACGCCTCCACTCCCGACGGCGAGCACCCCCTCCTCGCCTCCATCGCCCGGGAGCTCAGCAAGATGGCGCAGCTCACTGAGCTCAGTGTGGCCTTCTCCACGCTGACCGGGAAGATCCCGACGCTGCTTGG CCCCCTACAGACCCCGCTGCGAGTGCTGGACCTGGCCAACTGTGCCCTGAACCACACCGACATGGCCTTCTTGGCAGACTGTGCCCACGCTGCCCACCTGGAGGTGCTGGACCTCAGTGGACACAATCTGGTCAGCCTGTACCCCTCGACCTTCTTCAGGCTGCTCAGCCAGGCTTCCCGGACGCTGAGGATCCTGACACTGGAGGAGTGTGGCATCGTAGACAGCCACGTTGGCATGCTGatcctgggcctgagcccctgccACCGGCTGCGCCAGCTCAAGTTCCTTGGGAACCCGCTGTCGGCCCGCGCCCTCCGGCGCCTCTTCACCGCACTCTGTGAGCTCCCCGAGCTGCGCTGCATTGAGTTCCCGGTGCCCAAGGACTGCTACCCCGAGGGTGCCGCCTACCCCCAGGACGAGCTGGCCATGTCCAAGTTCGACCAGCAGAAATACGACGAGATCGCCGAGGAGCTGCGTGCCGTGCTGCTGCGGGCCGATCGAGAGGACATCCAGGTCTCCACACCTCTCTTTGGAAGTTTCGACCCAGACATTCAAGAAACAAGCAATGAGCTTGGCGCTTTCTTGCTGCaagctttcaaaactgctctagaaaaCTTCTCCAGAGCACTCAAACAAATAGAGTAG